In one window of Armatimonadota bacterium DNA:
- the nuoE gene encoding NADH-quinone oxidoreductase subunit NuoE, with product MNDQAGQTTHEHVEPLDLAPLADIIARHHAAAGGALIPVLQEAQAHYGFLPEAVVEETARGLGLPVSTVYGVVTFYAQFHLTPRGRYTIRSCQGTACHVKGGKTVLGAIERALGIRSGETTHDLRFTLETVACLGCCFLAPAIMIDDQYFGNLTPRDVDSALEQFK from the coding sequence ATGAACGACCAGGCTGGACAGACGACCCACGAGCATGTCGAGCCCCTTGACCTGGCGCCCTTGGCGGACATCATCGCGCGCCACCACGCCGCGGCCGGCGGGGCATTGATTCCGGTGCTCCAGGAAGCCCAGGCGCACTACGGCTTCCTACCCGAAGCCGTGGTGGAGGAGACCGCGCGAGGACTCGGCCTGCCGGTAAGCACGGTGTACGGCGTCGTTACATTCTACGCGCAGTTCCACCTAACGCCGCGCGGACGCTACACCATTCGGAGCTGCCAGGGCACGGCGTGCCACGTCAAGGGCGGCAAGACGGTACTCGGAGCCATCGAGCGCGCGCTCGGCATCAGGTCCGGCGAGACGACGCACGATCTGCGCTTCACCCTCGAGACGGTCGCGTGCCTGGGATGCTGCTTTCTCGCCCCTGCAATCATGATCGACGACCAGTATTTCGGCAATCTGACGCCGCGCGACGTGGACTCCGCGCTGGAACAGTTCAAGTGA
- a CDS encoding redox-sensing transcriptional repressor Rex yields MPGEAPEPTIARLALYLRCLRVAQRDGVETMSSADIEQSTGISSGQVRKDLSYFGEFGKPGMGYSVAPLVARLSHIMRLDREQPVLIVGAGNLGTALAGYANFAASSFRVAAIYDNNFNKIGRKVWELEILDVQRMTEINREMNVRLGIIATPAGAAREVADMMVRSGVKAILNFAPVRLAAPEGAVVRNVDLTQELEILSYFLPET; encoded by the coding sequence ATGCCCGGAGAAGCTCCCGAGCCGACCATCGCTCGCCTCGCGCTCTACCTACGCTGCTTGCGCGTAGCGCAGCGCGACGGCGTCGAGACGATGTCCTCGGCGGACATCGAGCAGAGCACCGGTATCAGCTCGGGCCAGGTGCGCAAGGACCTCTCATACTTCGGCGAGTTCGGCAAGCCGGGGATGGGCTACTCCGTCGCCCCGCTCGTCGCGCGGCTGAGCCACATCATGCGCCTCGACCGCGAGCAGCCGGTGCTCATCGTGGGCGCCGGGAACCTGGGCACAGCATTGGCCGGCTATGCCAACTTCGCGGCGTCCAGTTTCCGCGTCGCCGCAATCTACGACAACAACTTCAACAAGATCGGCCGCAAGGTGTGGGAACTGGAGATCCTGGACGTCCAGCGCATGACCGAGATCAACCGCGAGATGAACGTCCGCCTCGGGATCATCGCGACCCCCGCTGGCGCGGCGCGTGAAGTCGCCGACATGATGGTCCGCAGCGGCGTCAAGGCGATACTCAACTTCGCGCCCGTGCGGCTTGCCGCACCCGAGGGCGCGGTAGTGCGTAACGTTGATCTGACCCAGGAGCTCGAGATACTGAGCTACTTTCTGCCCGAAACGTAG
- a CDS encoding FAD/NAD(P)-binding protein has product MPNRSNPYLPDAARIEEVRVETPDTKTFKVVFCDDDPRAGFAYRPGQFAEVSVFGVGEAPFSITSTPTRAGFLEFSIKRMGRVTRALHEMIGGEGIGVRGPYGNNFPVDEWRGKRLLFIGGGIGLAPLRSAINYCLDNRGDYGDIDIIYGARSPADLVFKPELEQWANRDDMTLHLTVDAGDDEWTGRVGFVPAVLAELGPSPEGIITITCGPPIMIRLVLQGLAQLGFSDEQIVTTLEMRMKCGIGKCGRCNIGRSYVCVDGPVYNLAQLRQLGAEH; this is encoded by the coding sequence GTGCCTAACAGGAGCAACCCATACCTGCCGGACGCCGCGCGCATTGAGGAGGTGCGCGTCGAGACGCCGGATACGAAGACCTTCAAGGTCGTCTTCTGCGACGATGACCCCCGCGCGGGGTTCGCGTACCGCCCCGGCCAGTTCGCCGAGGTCTCCGTGTTCGGGGTCGGCGAAGCGCCGTTCTCCATCACTTCGACGCCCACCAGAGCTGGATTCCTGGAGTTCAGCATCAAGCGTATGGGGCGCGTGACGCGCGCGCTGCACGAGATGATCGGCGGCGAGGGGATCGGCGTGCGCGGGCCGTACGGCAACAACTTCCCGGTTGACGAGTGGCGGGGCAAGCGGTTGCTGTTCATCGGCGGAGGCATCGGCCTCGCGCCGCTGCGGTCGGCGATCAACTACTGCCTCGATAACCGCGGCGACTACGGCGACATTGACATCATCTACGGCGCGCGCAGCCCCGCGGACCTCGTCTTCAAGCCGGAGCTCGAGCAGTGGGCGAACCGCGATGACATGACGCTGCACCTAACGGTTGACGCCGGCGACGATGAATGGACCGGGCGCGTCGGCTTCGTCCCGGCGGTTCTGGCCGAGCTGGGCCCGTCGCCCGAGGGCATCATCACGATCACGTGCGGGCCGCCGATCATGATTCGCCTGGTGCTTCAGGGGCTGGCGCAACTGGGGTTCAGCGACGAGCAGATTGTGACCACGCTCGAGATGCGGATGAAGTGCGGAATCGGCAAATGCGGGCGCTGCAATATCGGGCGCTCGTATGTGTGCGTGGACGGGCCCGTGTACAACCTGGCACAACTCAGGCAATTAGGCGCCGAGCATTAG